A stretch of DNA from Hydra vulgaris chromosome 03, alternate assembly HydraT2T_AEP:
GTGTTTGATTAGCAAAGGAATTTCTTCATTTAAAGAGCGGTATTTATGCTTAccacatattattttttcatcaaatttggCGATGCactaatattttacatttctttagtgcaatttttgtttaaattgtcaaaaccacagcatttattttatttttaacttttatttaaatgtataataagATGCATTATCAATAATTTGCGGTTTcaggagtttttttttctttaaataacatttgttaaatttttaaagtttttgtaatgaacatataaaaaaatctttaatcagTTTTCAGGagattttcaaacaaatgaTGTTACTAGCAGtcatagttttgtttttttacgtCATAGAAACGTTGTTTTGTTGTTCTTCCACCAAGTCGCAAAACGAATgaatttattattcatttattttgaaactagGATCATTTATTTTGAGATTGGGATCATTTATTTTGAGATTAGGATCATTTATTTTGAGATTAGGATCATTTATTTTGAGATTAGAATTATTTGTTTTGAgatttgatcatttattttgaGATTAGGATGCAAATTACAGTCGTAGTTCAATTAAAtgaagtctttttttaattaaaagaaaactgcTTCATTTcgcaataacttttttgttatttaatgcaaataaattttcagtaaaagaaaactaacattttattatctatataaAAAGGAAAGTGAGGCttggtaataaaaaattcaatacgTTCAAATTGCTTAAAGAGAACGCcgaatttcttttatttttttttaaaaaatcaattaaaaaaaaataaaataaatgaaactcTTTCTCAACTCCAAGCTTCGAAAAACGAATCTTGATGACTGCGCAGTATTTCCAGAGTTTGGTGATGGACGATTTAGCGCGATATTTCCAGATAGGATGTAGGATGAATTTGAACCTTAAACCTCTTGATTGTGAAGGTTCTAGCACTCGCCTTCTTCCACACTCAACCTTTTACAGGATAGCTAAAGACTAAATATTCTTAGAGTTTAGAGTTTAGAAAAaggtttcaaaatatttttttcaaaaaccctgcatattaacaacaacaacaaattacACACAAATAtcgtgtgtatataaatatgggcgtatataactttttaaaagtcatttctattagtttaaataatgcaaaactAATGCTTTGATGGGGGTAAACAAGCCCTTTTTAAATGAAGCAATTATTTAGCtggattaataaaaatacaaaacttttaaactaatcgttatttatattgtaaaaccATAATCTCTGCTccgctaaaaaaaaatgtgtttgttAGTATAATATACATAGGtaaaacattaacatttttaaatatagtatatatatatataataagttttttttttatctaaaataaaaaataaaataaaatttatgaatataattataaaatagattGGCAATTCATATAGACTGGCCATTTCTTAAACCTTCAACGGAAAAATGTGATGGTAATATTGTTTTGAGTGTTCTCACAGTATGGGTTTTATcgtcaaatgttgaaaaaacttcaatatCGCCAAATTCTGCCATAAACTGGCGACATGCGCCGCATGGCCAATGTACTGAATCCTTTACATCTGTTGAGACTGCGCAAGCTTTAAAAGAAGTATAGCCTTCACTAACTGCTTTGACGTATGCTGTTACTTCAGCGCATATTGTTAATCCATAACTGACGTTTTCAACGTTACAGCCAGTATATATTTTACCACACGATGTAAATAATGCAGCACCAACTCGAAACTTGCTGTAAGGAGAGTACGAACATTTTTTCGCTTTAATACTTGATTCAAGTAAACTTAAAACTTCTTCTTCTGTTAATAAAGTTGACATACCTgtaactctttttaaaaatgttcttatagaaatctttaagtttattttataattgtggcgtgaaaagaattgttttattattgacaaacattttattgaCTCTTActtgatatttgttttaaaccattAAGATTTCATTGGTTAAAGTTAAGAAGCAAAAAACTTATTGGCTAGAACAAtttgaatattgtttatttaatttttttagaaaaacaaccTTTAACAATGAATTTttactctatttttttaaaaagatatctCAGAGGCAATATGAAGTGCTAGTTTTTGCTTAAAGAAGGAAACAttgaaaaaaaggtaatattgCTGATGTGGGATAAATGAACCACTCTTTAAAATCAATCATTTTTAGAGTATTTTTATAGTGACACTGTCACTGGAATGACAGCAAGGTTTTACAAAGACTTTCTACCTTATTCACATTTTTATCTTGCAACTATCTCGCAACATCTATACAACTAATTATTGACCTATTGTCAAACGCGATCAACCTGTTAGACATGTAAATAAACTAATATTC
This window harbors:
- the LOC124808390 gene encoding probable cytidine deaminase yields the protein MSTLLTEEEVLSLLESSIKAKKCSYSPYSKFRVGAALFTSCGKIYTGCNVENVSYGLTICAEVTAYVKAVSEGYTSFKACAVSTDVKDSVHWPCGACRQFMAEFGDIEVFSTFDDKTHTVRTLKTILPSHFSVEGLRNGQSI